One Watersipora subatra chromosome 4, tzWatSuba1.1, whole genome shotgun sequence genomic window carries:
- the LOC137392795 gene encoding dynein light chain Tctex-type protein 2B-like, with amino-acid sequence MSKTELESRMLKLNLAPPVMKPKEARTRPSRNTKLAASKVTGKANGSVKTSRGKTTARKSSQTSVKSDPKTAGPSIFSILITRQLARNYVKRFRQGRQQQMIDRPIPPTYQLEPKARFDPLLVKPLIKKVVDARMRTFRYQQTTAALLSKILATECKDAAKTLDYSRYKLVCQVFIGEKKDQSASISSQCAWDTNFDNVVTYNWQSANVYCIVTMHGIYQQ; translated from the exons ATGTCTAAGACGGAGCTCGAGAGTAGAATGTTGAAATTAAACCTTGCACCGCCAGTGATGAAACCAAAGGAAGCAAGAACTCGCCCAAGCAGAAATACCAAGCTGGCAGCATCAAAAGTGACAGGCAAAGCTAATGGCAGTGTCAAAACCTCACG CGGCAAAACAACAGCACGAAAGAGCTCACAAACATCAGTTAAATCTGACCCAAAGACAGCGGGTCCCTCCATCTTCAGCATTCTTATCACCAGACAGCTTGCCAGGAACTACGTCAAAAGGTTTCGTCAAGGAAGACAGCAGCAGATGATAGATCGTCCAATTCCGCCGACCTACCAACTGGAGCCAAAAGCTCGCTTTGATCCATTGTTAGTGAAACCACTAATAAAGAAGGTAGTTGATGCCCGTATGAGGACCTTTCGTTATCAGCAAACGACTGCTGCCCTTCTGTCTAAGATCTTAGCAACAGAATGTAAAGACGCTGCCAAAACTTTGGACTACTCTCGATACAAGCTAGTTTGTCAAGTATTTATAGGAGAGAAGAAGGATCAGTCAGCATCCATCAGCAGTCAGTGTGCTTGGGATACCAACTTTGATAATGTAGTAACGTACAATTGGCAGAGTGCCAATGTCTATTGCATTGTTACTATGCATGGAATTTATCAACAGTAA
- the LOC137392794 gene encoding ligand of Numb protein X 2-like yields the protein MSMYESTLSLLWERYDQSWMNTFRISPKELRMMSFSDRPIARLCKGCGQFHSPTDSHLYDYHQPIDDDLTCEICLQPLVDPVDTKCGHTFCARCIKNYLNLQNMCPNDRNPLAPNDLQPAPVIIRRLLDKLQVVCPNVDYCEEVLARCELEAHLVYRCKGAVVRCHRYKQGCKFQGPRSAMESHLWECEHADDKDSDLSAPIEEGQVTRISILRGSCDLGLSIVGGCDTPLLSVSIQEIFPNGLIDRDDRLRPGDQILEVNGVDLTQATHFQARKAFNQTLPVVKMTIYRDSSARNRPIEKEDIMKITLVKSPGRQLGIKLVGKRNVPGVYIKDLIPCSVASLDGQLRIDDRILEVNSDDLSILSQEHAANHIQAAHGKIQFVISRRTRPQTPDIISQCNQPQCNEKEKTTSLSDKLSASHPLLHDDVNNNSNTEKTIVVSKSRGESLGISVAGGLGSQRGDTPLYVMNTISGGPADRSGVKKGDILLSVNGAKIMGLNHNDAVRILKSKASHKKVELKLLDTSETAEDKDNFLPSWMYWLDLPRNCWLEHEAKLSRENGSLGFSISGGKSSNHGDQPIFIKSVRRGSSADKQNIRRGDVITSINGIPTHDLSHTEVVSLLNKSSTSQGAKITLNMVSWPGSIV from the exons TCTTGTGGGAGCGTTACGATCAGAGCTGGATGAACACATTTAGGATATCACCG AAGGAACTTCGGATGATGAGTTTTTCTGACAGACCGATAGCACGACTCTGTAAAGGCTGCGGACAATTTCACAGCCCTACGGACAGCCATCTTTATGACTATCATCAGCCTATAGATGATGATTTAACATGTGAGATATGTCTGCAACCATTGGTCGATCCTGTGGATACTAAATGCGGACATACATTTTGCGCGAGGTGCATAAAGAACTACCTTAACCTACAGAACATGTGCCCGAACGACAGAAATCCTCTTGCCCCCAATGATCTCCAACCGGCTCCAGTTATTATCAGAAG GTTATTAGACAAGCTGCAGGTCGTCTGTCCCAATGTCGACTACTGCGAGGAAGTACTTGCTAGGTGTGAACTGGAAGCCCATCTTGTCTACAG GTGTAAGGGAGCTGTGGTACGCTGTCACAGATACAAGCAGGGTTGCAAATTTCAGGGACCGAGGAGTGCAATGGAGAGCCATTTATGGGAGTGCGAACACGCCGATGACAAAG atagcgACCTTTCAGCTCCTATAGAAGAAGGACAGGTGACGAGAATATCCATACTCAGAGGGTCATGTGACCTCGGGCTGAGCATTGTGGGAGGTTGTGACACACCGCTG ttgTCTGTGAGTATTCAAGAAATATTTCCAAATGGACTCATTGACAGAGACGATCGCCTACGTCCTGGAGACCAAATACTAGAG GTGAATGGAGTGGACTTGACACAAGCGACACATTTTCAGGCACGAAAAGCCTTCAATCAGACACTTCCTGTTGTGAAAATGACCATCTACAGAGACAGTTCAGCTAGAAATCGACCAATAGAAAAGGAAGATATTATGAAAATAACTCTCGTCAAATCTCCTGGAAGGCAATTAGGAATAAAACTCGTTGGGAAGAG GAATGTGCCAGGAGTATATATAAAAGACTTGATTCCGTGCAGCGTAGCGAGTCTCGATGGACAACTCCGAATTGATGACCGAATCCTGGAGGTCAACTCGGATGACCTTTCTATTCTAAGTCAAGAGCACGCTGCCAATCATATCCAG GCCGCCCATGGCAAGATTCAGTTTGTGATATCACGCAGGACGAGGCCCCAGACGCCAGATATAATAAGTCAGTGCAATCAGCCACAATGCAATGAAAAAGAGAAAACCACCTCTCTGAGTGACAAGCTCAGCGCTTCGCACCCCCTTCTCCACGATGACgtcaataacaacagcaatacaGAGAAAACAATAGTAGTATCAAAG TCACGAGGTGAGAGTCTTGGAATTAGTGTGGCCGGAGGACTGGGCAGTCAGCGAGGGGATACGCCTCTCTATGTGATGAACACTATCTCAGGGGGCCCAGCCGATAGAAGTGGTGTGAAG aaaGGAGACATACTACTGTCAGTCAATGGAGCTAAAATAATGGGTCTCAACCACAATGATGCAGTTCGAATCTTAAAATCTAAGGCTAGTCATAAAAAGGTGGAACTAAAGCTACTAGACACATCAGAGACAGCTGAGGATAAAGACAATTTCCTTCCAAGCTGGATGTACTGGCTTGACCTTCCTAG GAACTGCTGGCTGGAACATGAAGCTAAACTTTCAAGGGAGAATGGTAGCCTGGGATTTTCAATTTCGGGAGGAAAAAGTAGTAATCATGGTGACCAGcctatttttattaaatctgTGCGAAGGGGATCATCAGCCGATAAACAGAACATCAG gcGAGGTGATGTTATCACATCTATAAATGGTATACCAACGCATGATTTGTCACATACAGAGGTTGTCTCCCTACTCAACAAGTCATCTACATCACAAGGTGCTAAAATCACCCTCAATATGGTCAGCTGGCCGGGCAGCATTGTTTAG